A single window of Uloborus diversus isolate 005 chromosome 5, Udiv.v.3.1, whole genome shotgun sequence DNA harbors:
- the LOC129222089 gene encoding uncharacterized protein LOC129222089 produces the protein MAHSLIVCTVDVHQLAAIVRNRIDNALILDSRSFLEYNACHVVNAINVGCAKLMKRRLQQEKLSIEDFLAQSCHWDVDRSFDIIVYDQNTCDAKCLPPDSFMAVFLQKLLPVYNSVNILKGGFLEFQAAYPNLCEDERSKFAPLTSLSQPCLPVTNHGPTRILPFLYLGSQHDALNKEVLQHHNITYHLNVSTSCPKPDFIQDSHFLRIPVIDNYSEKLLPHFPKAFQFLDKVKESGGSVLIHCLAGISRSATVAIAYVMRSLSMNSDEAYRYVKAKRATISPNFNFLGQLLEYEKQLCKDYMLGKDNMFGAKPGSSVPVFNCPSPSFKQKPNANNSKSTRKECAYSIKNSSQEKYVENYSDISSNMVSHSILSTNTKECYMAFEQTDYRNQNTSSCIPNKQCAALNIKCLPVSCLKELNFTPCQAPAVKTSPHSAYDKSFLRGFAKCESQETLTRSECFSPTLSDVKLVKKNHMYSDVMLTELKLDALRSLKCVTDLHSPPDLKTFDFDSKPYNRSDSVSTSGLGSEGSDCADSWNDYTSSCERETDILMDEDYLIVPTDEDELHSNKRLGFDDSYEDSLTLYPKYEHYYDCRPKKKFTEDYSRAVPNEDAKNERLKRGNGKCTSSRSCTEYPHNTEKENAGAAHILYRAQSCPGMLSSEAGSACSYHVENFMGSSNIKLRKAKNEKSSIDKCRNRYSCSSIDYMDYSHNAGSSQEPSLTTQSDAATMTSSHCNYRHSMIQVS, from the exons ctAAGCATAGAAGATTTTCTTGCGCAAAGCTGCCATTGGGATGTTGACCGAAGCTTTGACATTATTGTGTATGACCAAAATACTTGTGATGCAAAATGTTTGCCCCCTGACAGTTTCATGGCAGTTTTCCTTCAAAAACTTTTGCCTGTATATAAtagtgttaatattttaaaag gtggttttttagaatttcaagcTGCTTATCCAAATTTATGTGAAGATGAAAGGTCCAAATTCGCTCCATTGACATCATTGTCGCAACCGTGCCTCCCAGTTACAAATCATGGTCCTACTCGAATTCTACCATTTCTTTATTTGGGTTCACAACATGATGCGCTAAATAAAGAAGTTCTTCAG CACCACAATATTACCTATCATTTGAATGTGAGCACTAGTTGTCCTAAACCAGATTTCATTCAAGATTCTCATTTTCTAAGGATACCTGTCATTGATAATTACAGTGAGAAACTGTTGCCTCACTTTCCTAAAGCCTTTCAATTCCTAG ACAAAGTAAAAGAATCAGGTGGATCTGTTCTTATTCATTGTCTTGCTGGTATTTCACGATCAGCCACGGTTGCAATAGCTTATGTGATGAGAAGCTTGAGCATGAATTCAGATGAAGCATACAG gTATGTCAAAGCAAAAAGAGCCACAATATCGCCAAATTTCAATTTCCTAGGTCAATTGTTAGAATATGAAAAACAGTTATGCAAAGACTATATGTTAGGTAAAGACAATATGTTTGGTGCGAAACCTGGATCATCTGTGCCTGTGTTTAACTGTCCTAGTCCATCTTTTAAGCAGAAACCAAATGCTAATAACAGTAAAAGCACAAGAAAAGAATGTGCATATTCTATCAAAAATTCAAGTCAAGAGAAATACGTTGAAAATTATTCTGATATCAGTTCGAATATGGTTTCTCATAGTATTTTGTCTACTAACACGAAAGAATGTTATATGGCTTTTGAACAAACTGATTACAGAAATCAAAATACTTCTAGTTGCATTCCAAATAAGCAATGTGCTGCCCTAAATATTAAATGTCTTCCTGTCTCTTGTCTGAAAGAATTAAATTTCACGCCTTGTCAAGCACCCGCTGTGAAAACATCCCCTCATTCAGCTTACGACAAATCCTTTTTGAGAGGCTTTGCGAAATGTGAAAGTCAAGAAACTTTAACCAGAAGTGAATGCTTTAGTCCGACACTAAGTGATGTCAAGTTAGTCAAGAAAAATCACATGTACTCGGACGTTATGCTTACGGAATTGAAGTTGGATGCCCTGCGGTCCTTGAAATGCGTTACAGATCTTCATTCACCGCCGGATctgaaaacttttgattttgattcTAAACCTTACAACAGATCGGATTCTGTCAGTACTTCCGGTTTGGGAAGTGAGGGCTCCGATTGTGCGGATAGTTGGAATGATTACACCAGTTCCTGTGAAAGAGAAACTGATATTTTGATGGATGAAGATTATTTAATTGTGCCTACTGATGAGGATGAACTACACAGCAATAAGAGACTAGGATTTGACGATTCATATGAAGACTCTCTAACGTTGTATCCGAAATATGAACATTATTATGACTGTCGCCCGAAGAAAAAGTTCACTGAAGATTATTCACGAGCTGTTCCAAATGAAGATG CCAAAAATGAAAGATTGAAAAGAGGAAATGGAAAATGTACTTCTTCAAGGTCTTGTACAGAGTATCCCCACAACACAGAAAAAGAGAACGCAGGTGCAGCTCATATACTCTATCGAGCCCAGTCATGCCCCGGCATGTTGAGTTCAGAAGCTGGTTCAGCTTGTAGTTATCATGTGGAAAATTTCATGGGCAGCAGTAACATAAAACTTCGTAAAGCTAAAAATGAAAAGTCAAGCATCGATAAGTGCCGTAATCGTTACAGTTGCAGTAGTATTGATTACATGGACTACTCTCACAATGCAGGTTCATCTCAAGAACCATCACTAACCACCCAATCTGATGCTGCAACTATGACATCTTCGCATTGTAATTATCGTCACAGCATGATACAAGTGTCGTGA